The segment AGCAACTGTCCCCTTTCTTCACTCTGACGAGGATTCCAGGTCTTCTAGACACCGGTCACCGACACCTGTTCCATGCACCTTGTGTCCAGCCACTTTCCAGGACGACTCCGATCACTTTTATGATTCCGTGACCAATTGTTATTACATGTCGGTCTCAAGGGAGGCTGTACTCGAACGCTGCCGACAGGCCCAAGCCATCTGCCACGGTCTCTCGGCCTCCCCCCTCGACCCCGGTCCACCCGGTGTTGAAGCAAGTCCCTGTCACGGAACCAACGCCCGTTCCGGCCCGACAGCCTCATCAGCAGCTTGTTCAGGTGGACTCTGCCTCAGATCCTGAGGACCTCCAATCTTCCGAAGAGCCCTCCGAGGCCAAGATGTCTCTGCCAGGTTCACCGCAGGAACTACACCACCCTGAACCAGCTTCCCCGATGTATGATGTTCGTTCTATCAACGAACACATTATCAAGATGGCAAACACCCTGGACATTGAACTCTCTTACCCGGAAGATGGGACGAAATACGAACGGCGTGTGCATGGTAGGGTTTCCATGCCACCCTCCATCCCACTCCTCCTGTCCCTGGAAACTATTGTAAAACACTCATGGGACTCTCCGGCCTCCTTGGTGGGATCCTCTAGGAAGATAGAGTCCCTTTATCAGATCTCACCGTCATACTGCTCATGGTTGACTACTCACCTCAAGCAGAATACGGCAATCGTGGAGGGATCTCAGCAAGCCTTTACCCACAAACTTGCTACCTCCTCTGCAGACCGGGAGGCAAAGAAAATAGACGGTCTAGCCAAGAAGGCGTACTTGGCATCGGCTTTGGCAGTCAAGGCCATCAACTATAATGCCTGCATGGGGGCTTATATCCAGACCCTAATGGAGGGAATATCACCCTTAATCCCAGACGTGCCTGATGCCGTCCAGAGGAAGCTTGTCGAGATCAGGGATGAGGCCCATTCCATAGGAAATTGGCTCATCACCGTCTCCTGCAACGTGGCTGACTGTTCCAGCAGGGCAATGGCGACATCAGTTGCCCTTCGATGCCATGCTTGGCTCCGGAATTCTGACCTCAACCCCAACGTGAGATCTGCCATTGAGAACATACCTATGGACGACTCCGGCCTTTTCCACTCTGAGACGGATGAACGCCTTAATCGGAAGTATAGGATGAAAGCCGTGGCCAAGAAACATGGTTATGTCCTCCTCTTCCGTTTACCATTCAGGAAGAGGCAGCGCCCGTGGCAAGCTCAGGGTAAGGGACAGAGGCCTTTCCATCAGGATCGCCCCTACCAGCAGCAGGGTCCACAAAGACAGCGATACCCCTcctggtcttcctcctcctctggccagcGCAACACCCCTGTCCGGTACCGAAACTCTCGCTgacaggataccgaccagggcaAGAAGCGGTCTTGAAGGGTCCCTGCATGCTTCgtccccctccccctctcttttCTGGACATATTAAAGCCCTTTCTTAACACCTGGGCATCAATCACCAATGACTCGTGGGTTTTGGACAtagtccgtaggggttatgcccttgagttcagagagctcccaccaactggagccatTATTTCCACCGTCCCCTTGGACACCCTACTCAACAAAGTATGCACATTGCTCGACAAGGGGGCAATTTTGCCCATTGACCCCGAGtagttttcttcttgtttcttttcaaggtacttcacggtaccgaagacTGAGGGAGGCATCAGACCCATCCTGGACTTAAGGGACCTTAATTAAGTTCTCATTTATCGATTGTTCCgtatggtaacccttgcttccaTTCTTCCCTTGCTCCACCAGGGACTCTGGTTCGTGACCAACAACCAAAAGGACGCTTACTTCCACATTGGAGATTTCTCACCTTTGCCGTTGTTCCCAATGTATACCACTACAATGTACTCCCCTTTGGCCTCTCCACAGCCCCAAGGGTTTTTACCAAGTGTATGTCTCCGGTCGTAGCATACATACACCAGCAAGGCTTCAGAGTCTTCCCTTATCTGGATGAATGGCTCTTCATGGCCCCCTCCGTGGGGGAGCTACAGGAAGCAGTCGAGTTTCCCTTGACTCCTCTGGCATCTCTAGGACTTGTCGTCAACAGGGAGAAGTCTCACCTCATCCCATCCACACAGGCCAAGTTCATCAGGGCCATCCTCAATTCCAAAGACTGCAACACCTATCTCCCTCCAGACTGTTTCCAGGCCCTCTCATTGGCTGTCGGAACCTGTTTGGCCCACAGAAGGGTAAGGGCCAGGGAAGTTCAGGTAGCCCTAGGACCCATGGCCTCGACAACGTTTGTTACTCCATGGGCAAGGCTTCGGTACCGAACGCTCCAGTCATGGTTCCTGTCGGTCTTCGATCCCATGGAGGACCAACCGTCCAAGCGGCTCACCATCCCGAGACCCATTGCCTGTTCCCTGTGATGGTGGCTAGACTCCCGCAACATCTGCGTCAGCTTGCCCTTTTCCCCACCCCATCCGGAGATAATGCTGACCACGGACGCTTCTTTGGAGGGCTGGGGCGCACACCTGCTCAACCTCCTAGTAAAGGACAGATGGTCTCCAGACGAACAgttcctccacatcaacgcactTGAGATGCTTGCGGTGGAGAAGGCCCTGAGAGCGTTCAAGTCGATTGTTGCCAACAAGGTAGTTCTTCTCCGGACAGACAATACGACCattatgtactacctcaacaaacagggTGGCACCAGATCCAAGACTCTGCTGGACATCACCCTGCGGATTTGGGATTGGTGCATCCCGAGACAGATTCTACTCCAGGCAATCCAGGGGAGGACAACAACTTGGCCAACCAGCTCAGCAGATACTCCACTGCGTGTCACGAATGGAAACTCCATCCCGCGACGGTCTGCGACCTCTTCCACCGATGGGGGACTGCTTGAATCGACCTTTTCGCGACCTTGCAcaacagccattgtccccagttctgctccaggacgCCCACTGACAGATCCCTCGGAGACGTATTCGGCCTCACTTGGTCAGGAGAGATGCTCTACGCCTTTCCTCCGTTTCCACTGATCACAAGAGTGATGTCCAAGATGACAGCAGATCACTTGGATGCCATCCTCATCACTCCCTGGTGGCCAAGACAGCCGTGGTTTCCATCCCTGCTGCACCTCTCCAGGAGAGACTTTCTCCGTCTCGAGTTCCGTCCCGACCTTCTCATGATTCAGAACGGCTGGGTTCGACATCTGGATGTTGGGAACCTGCCATTGGTGTCTTGGAGACTCTGTCCCTAGCCTCGCTACCTGAACCGGTACGGACTGTGATCTTGGCTGCCCAGAAGCCTTCCACCCAGAGGTCCTACGCTTCCGAATGGAAGAAGTTCCTGTTGTTCCTCTCCAAGAGAGGCCTCTCTCCAGCCCAGGTGATGACTCCGGTGGTGTTGGAGTTCCTGATGGTGCTTTTGGACACGGGGCTGTGCCTCACATCCATTAAGTGCTACCTTTCTGCCTTTTGTTCTCATTTCCAGTTTGAGGGcaaaccttcctttttcagggaccctcttgtGAAGAGTTTCCTGCAGGACTGTGGCAACCTCCATCCCCCGGCCTCAGTACCGAACCTGGCATGGAGCTTGGACGCTGTGCTGGTGGCCCTACAA is part of the Sceloporus undulatus isolate JIND9_A2432 ecotype Alabama unplaced genomic scaffold, SceUnd_v1.1 scaffold_1012, whole genome shotgun sequence genome and harbors:
- the LOC121917834 gene encoding uncharacterized protein LOC121917834 translates to MSLPGSPQELHHPEPASPMYDVRSINEHIIKMANTLDIELSYPEDGTKYERRVHGRVSMPPSIPLLLSLETIVKHSWDSPASLVGSSRKIESLYQISPSYCSWLTTHLKQNTAIVEGSQQAFTHKLATSSADREAKKIDGLAKKAYLASALAVKAINYNACMGAYIQTLMEGISPLIPDVPDAVQRKLVEIRDEAHSIGNWLITVSCNVADCSSRAMATSVALRCHAWLRNSDLNPNVRSAIENIPMDDSGLFHSETDERLNRKYRMKAVAKKHGYVLLFRLPFRKRQRPWQAQGTLVRDQQPKGRLLPHWRFLTFAVVPNVYHYNVLPFGLSTAPRVFTKCMSPVVAYIHQQGFRVFPYLDEWLFMAPSVGELQEAVEFPLTPLASLGLVVNREKSHLIPSTQAKFIRAILNSKDCNTYLPPDCFQALSLAVGTCLAHRRVRAREVQVALGPMASTTFVTPWARLRYRTLQSWFLSVFDPMEDQPSKRLTIPRPIACSL